The Deltaproteobacteria bacterium genome contains a region encoding:
- a CDS encoding serine/threonine protein kinase: MSRTCPECQTQYEDEILHCPEDGLDLSVVEPDDELLGRNVGSYRVSRLLGKGGMGAVYMAEHPVIGSRVAIKFLHQQYATDKKIVDRFFNEARAVNVIGHDNILKILDLNVTDDNRHYFIMEFLHGKPLQDLVLPDGPMLLEVAGPILIQICEALQAAHDSKIIHRDLKPDNVYLTVHKGKKNFVKVVDFGIARVTDDAGVSTGKTQTGMVMGTPAYMSPEQAGGMTARIDARSDIYSLGCMMYQMATGRLPFPGTSFGEVLIGHLQLTPPAPRTLAPEIPQAYEAVIVKCLQKKQEDRYQSMREAHDAIAQVMDQLGISRDLPIASADELAAAATGTRTRTNPEGISKTPVRTALPRKSPATPARPGMTVATPPPPPPAKSKAGQYVVVSAVALVLVGGIVALVLQQARENREAAVRAAQLAAQRIAEQAREAAVRAEDEQRRLESEKVQLSVVSEPVGAIVEATWKDGVKAAVTPFDLAVPKNASVHFAFSKKDFVAWATDVVADAPKVVRASLLAEPKPVPPVPAIRAADRSNKKARASSEKDDTIPVEF, encoded by the coding sequence TTGTCCCGGACCTGTCCCGAGTGCCAGACCCAGTACGAGGACGAGATCCTCCACTGCCCCGAGGACGGCCTCGATCTCTCCGTCGTCGAGCCCGACGACGAGTTGCTGGGACGGAACGTCGGCAGCTACCGGGTTTCGAGGCTCCTCGGCAAGGGCGGGATGGGCGCCGTGTACATGGCCGAGCACCCGGTGATCGGGTCGCGCGTCGCCATCAAGTTCCTGCACCAGCAGTACGCCACCGACAAGAAGATCGTCGACCGCTTCTTCAACGAAGCGCGCGCCGTCAACGTCATCGGCCACGACAACATCCTCAAGATCCTCGACCTCAACGTCACCGACGACAACCGCCACTACTTCATCATGGAGTTCCTGCACGGGAAGCCGCTTCAGGATCTGGTGCTTCCCGACGGACCCATGCTGCTGGAGGTCGCGGGCCCCATCCTCATCCAGATCTGCGAGGCCCTGCAGGCGGCGCACGACAGCAAGATCATCCACCGCGACCTCAAGCCGGACAACGTCTACCTGACGGTCCACAAGGGGAAGAAGAACTTCGTCAAGGTCGTGGACTTCGGCATCGCCCGCGTCACCGACGACGCAGGCGTATCCACCGGCAAGACGCAGACGGGCATGGTCATGGGCACGCCCGCGTACATGTCGCCTGAGCAGGCCGGCGGCATGACGGCGCGCATCGACGCCCGCAGCGACATCTACAGCCTGGGCTGCATGATGTACCAGATGGCCACCGGCCGGTTGCCGTTTCCGGGCACGAGCTTCGGCGAGGTGCTGATCGGTCACCTGCAGCTGACGCCGCCGGCGCCGCGGACGCTGGCCCCGGAGATCCCCCAGGCGTACGAGGCCGTGATCGTCAAGTGCCTGCAGAAGAAGCAGGAGGACCGCTACCAGAGCATGCGCGAGGCGCATGACGCCATCGCGCAGGTGATGGACCAGCTGGGGATCTCGCGCGACCTGCCGATCGCCAGCGCCGACGAGCTGGCCGCGGCCGCCACGGGCACCCGCACCCGGACCAACCCCGAAGGCATCTCGAAGACACCCGTTCGAACGGCATTGCCGCGCAAGAGTCCCGCGACGCCGGCGCGGCCCGGGATGACGGTCGCGACGCCGCCGCCTCCTCCGCCAGCGAAGTCCAAGGCGGGGCAGTACGTCGTCGTCAGCGCCGTCGCGCTCGTCCTCGTCGGCGGAATCGTCGCGCTCGTGCTTCAACAGGCCCGCGAGAACCGCGAGGCAGCGGTGCGTGCGGCGCAGCTCGCGGCGCAGCGGATCGCGGAGCAGGCGCGCGAGGCAGCCGTGCGCGCGGAGGACGAGCAGCGCCGGCTCGAGAGCGAGAAGGTGCAGCTCTCGGTCGTCTCCGAGCCGGTCGGCGCGATCGTCGAGGCGACGTGGAAGGACGGCGTCAAGGCGGCGGTGACGCCATTCGATCTCGCGGTGCCGAAGAACGCGAGCGTGCATTTCGCATTTTCGAAGAAGGACTTCGTGGCCTGGGCCACCGACGTGGTCGCCGACGCGCCCAAAGTGGTGCGCGCGTCGCTCCTGGCGGAACCGAAGCCGGTGCCGCCGGTGCCTGCGATCAGGGCTGCGGACCGGTCGAACAAGAAGGCGCGGGCGTCATCGGAGAAAGACGACACCATCCCGGTGGAGTTTTGA
- a CDS encoding serine/threonine protein kinase, which translates to MSRTCPDCQNTYDDDVLHCPEDGRGLSDIPTVDDLLGRSIGSYRVERLLGKGGMGSVYMGVHPGIGSRVAIKFLHPQFSHDDKIVDRFFNEARAVNVIGHDNILKILDLNVTEDHRHYFVMEFLHGRPLQALLKHNVAVPLDVSGPILLQMCDALEAAHKRGIVHRDLKPDNVYLITMKGKKNFVKVVDFGIARMTDDAGISTGKTQTGMVMGTPAYMSPEQGSGASNKIDGRSDIYSLGVMMFQLATGRLPFPGSNFGEVLIGHIQVPPPHPRSLNAQIPEPYEAIVLKCLQKKQEDRYASMKELKHAIETCMDQLKISKDLPHADDTDQELHPVDARPPSFPGARTPGRPTGPISKNRISNPNARAATSRPTGRPAGGAMSRASQPPTRITPPPTRERGRTALYAGIGALALAAVAVAAFVVLRPAPDPRPAPTVRATEIVRQPETPVFLSVVSEPLDADVVATWKGGGEKRGAAPLSLEVPRNAKIHFEFRKAGYFDYAMDVIADQPQTVQAVLKAVPKAPIAAETPERERKTPEKKHRKERTPKAPDGVVDVLGDLK; encoded by the coding sequence GTGTCGCGGACTTGCCCCGACTGTCAAAACACCTACGACGACGACGTTCTCCACTGCCCCGAGGATGGCCGCGGGCTCTCGGACATCCCCACCGTCGACGATCTGCTCGGTCGCAGCATCGGCAGCTACCGCGTGGAGAGGTTGCTCGGCAAGGGCGGGATGGGATCCGTCTACATGGGCGTCCACCCGGGCATCGGCTCGCGGGTAGCGATCAAGTTCCTGCATCCCCAGTTCTCGCACGACGACAAGATCGTCGACCGCTTCTTCAACGAGGCGCGGGCGGTCAACGTCATCGGCCACGACAACATCCTCAAGATCCTCGACCTGAACGTCACCGAGGACCACCGGCACTACTTCGTGATGGAGTTCCTGCACGGTCGCCCGCTGCAGGCGCTCCTCAAGCACAACGTCGCGGTTCCGCTCGACGTGTCCGGGCCCATCCTGCTTCAGATGTGCGACGCGCTGGAGGCGGCGCACAAGCGCGGCATCGTCCACCGCGACCTGAAACCGGACAACGTCTACCTGATCACGATGAAGGGGAAGAAGAACTTCGTGAAGGTGGTGGACTTCGGCATCGCGCGCATGACCGACGACGCGGGCATCTCCACCGGCAAGACCCAGACCGGCATGGTGATGGGCACGCCGGCGTACATGAGCCCCGAGCAGGGCTCCGGCGCGAGCAACAAGATCGACGGGCGGAGCGACATCTACTCGCTCGGCGTGATGATGTTCCAGCTCGCCACCGGCCGCCTGCCGTTTCCGGGCTCGAACTTCGGCGAAGTGCTGATCGGGCACATTCAAGTTCCGCCTCCGCACCCGCGATCGCTCAACGCGCAGATTCCGGAGCCCTACGAAGCGATCGTCCTCAAGTGCCTCCAGAAGAAGCAGGAGGATCGCTACGCCTCGATGAAGGAGCTGAAGCACGCCATCGAGACGTGCATGGACCAGCTCAAGATCTCCAAAGACCTGCCGCACGCCGACGACACGGACCAGGAGCTTCATCCAGTCGATGCCCGGCCACCTTCGTTCCCCGGCGCACGCACTCCCGGCCGCCCGACGGGTCCAATTTCGAAGAACCGCATCTCGAACCCCAACGCGCGCGCAGCCACCTCGCGCCCCACGGGACGGCCCGCGGGCGGCGCGATGTCCCGCGCGTCGCAGCCGCCCACCAGGATCACGCCGCCGCCGACGCGGGAGCGCGGGCGCACGGCGCTGTACGCAGGCATCGGCGCTCTGGCGTTGGCGGCCGTCGCGGTCGCCGCCTTCGTGGTGCTCCGGCCCGCGCCCGATCCCCGGCCGGCGCCAACCGTGCGCGCCACCGAGATCGTCCGCCAGCCGGAGACGCCGGTCTTCCTCTCCGTCGTTTCGGAGCCGCTCGACGCCGACGTGGTGGCGACCTGGAAAGGCGGCGGCGAGAAGCGCGGCGCCGCGCCGCTCAGCCTGGAGGTTCCGCGCAACGCGAAGATCCATTTCGAGTTCCGCAAGGCCGGCTACTTCGATTACGCGATGGACGTGATCGCCGACCAGCCGCAGACCGTGCAGGCGGTTCTGAAGGCGGTGCCGAAGGCGCCGATCGCCGCGGAGACGCCCGAAAGGGAAAGGAAGACCCCGGAAAAGAAGCACCGCAAGGAGCGCACGCCCAAGGCCCCGGACGGGGTCGTGGACGTCCTCGGCGACCTCAAGTGA